The Canis lupus dingo isolate Sandy chromosome 26, ASM325472v2, whole genome shotgun sequence genome has a segment encoding these proteins:
- the CCDC188 gene encoding coiled-coil domain-containing protein 188 isoform X14 encodes MEGPKTLGPCGHSHPQCPQPQASSSHGGCLDPPCQGFVRWPCLVPLSSTHSIESARPFPPPGAGGGGPRVGAEVPGGFMASEDREMQRQRPREPAGMRQGHVEARLGWGWPLHSGREQGAPRQGAPPSSGPRPCPCPPMPSGSGNPASPRAAASPLQSVALGPAEQSFLQLEQENQNLKRQNQDLREQLGALLGPGQQFLPLCTEHSSCTALAWAPEQASTRPLEDRAPLQLLRRELCRGEESFVQQSQNELQQIRLSFERKKMAITEVWDGVAEVHMALNNQATGLLNLKKDIRGVLDQMEDIQLEILGERAQCRTQARKEQQMACVAARPQLGCSEGLKGQLWLLALRLLLGALLACTAAYVYVVDPAPFEGLVPPLLSRAAVWKLRALLGPFLRLEVDDFLPF; translated from the exons ATGGAGGGGCCCAAAACCCTAGGCCCCTGTGgccactcccacccccagtgCCCCCAGCCTCAAGCTTCGAGCAGCCACGGAGGATGCCTGGATCCACCCTGCCAGGGCTTTGTAAGGTGGCCCTGCCTGGTGCCTCTCAGCTCCACTCACTCCATAGAATCTGCCAGGCCCTTCCCacctccgggggcggggggcggggggcccaggGTCGGGGCCGAGGTACCCGGGGGCTTTATGGCCAGCGAAGACAGGGAGATGCAGCGCCAGAGACCCAGAGAACCGGCGGGGATGAGGCAAGGACACGTGGAGGcgaggctggggtggggctggcCCCTGCACTCAGGACGAGAACAAGGGGCACCCAGGCAGGGGGCGCCCCCCAGCTCGGGGCCCAGACCCTGCCCGTGCCCACCCATGCCGTCGGGGTCAGGAAACCCAGCCTCGCCCAGGGCAGCCGCCTCCCCGCTCCAGAGCGTGGCCCTGGGGCCTGCAGAGCAGTCCTTCCTCCAGCTGGAGCAGGAGAACCAGAACCTG AAAAGACAGAACCAAGATctgcgggagcagctgggggcccTCCTGGGGCCGGGGCAGCAGTTCCTGCCCCTGTGCACGGAGCACTCAAGCTGTACGGCCCTGGCCTGG GCCCCGGAGCAGGCCAGCACCCGGCCCCTGGAGGACAGGGCGCCCCTGCAGCTGCTGCGGCGGGAGCTGTGCCGGGGGGAGGAGTCCTTCGTGCAGCAGTCTCAG AACGAGCTGCAGCAGATCCGACTGTCCTTTGAGAGGAAGAAGATGGCCATTACCGAG GTGTGGGACGGCGTGGCTGAGGTACACATGGCCCTGAACAACCAGGCCACTGGGCTCCTG AACCTCAAGAAGGATATCCGGGGAGTACTAGACCAGATGGAAGACATTCAGCTGGAGATTCTGGG GGAGCGTGCCCAGTGCCGCACCCAGGCCCGGAAGGAGCAGCAGATGGCGTGCGTAGCG GCCAGGCCGCAGCTGGGATGTTCCGAGGGCCTCAAAGGCCAGCTCTG GCTGCTGGCGCTGAGGCTGCTGCTGGGCGCCCTGCTGGCCTGCACCGCCGCCTACGTGTACGTGGTGGACCCCGCGCCCTTCGAGGGGCTGGTGCCGCCTCTGCTGAGCCGCGCCGCCGTCTGGAAGCTCCGGGCCCTGCTGGGCCCGTTCCTGCGCCTGGAGGTGGACGACTTCCTGCCCTTCTAG
- the CCDC188 gene encoding coiled-coil domain-containing protein 188 isoform X12, with product MEGPKTLGPCGHSHPQCPQPQASSSHGGCLDPPCQGFVRWPCLVPLSSTHSIESARPFPPPGAGGGGPRVGAEVPGGFMASEDREMQRQRPREPAGMRQGHVEARLGWGWPLHSGREQGAPRQGAPPSSGPRPCPCPPMPSGSGNPASPRAAASPLQSVALGPAEQSFLQLEQENQNLKRQNQDLREQLGALLGPGQQFLPLCTEHSSCTALAWAPEQASTRPLEDRAPLQLLRRELCRGEESFVQQSQNELQQIRLSFERKKMAITEVWDGVAEVHMALNNQATGLLGACFTSSDPQNLKKDIRGVLDQMEDIQLEILGSRAPDQGVVQAEGGAHLALTAQHPPPSRERAQCRTQARKEQQMACVAKARPQLGCSEGLKGQLWDDADPWEPHARQPKTHRPAPTSQASSSA from the exons ATGGAGGGGCCCAAAACCCTAGGCCCCTGTGgccactcccacccccagtgCCCCCAGCCTCAAGCTTCGAGCAGCCACGGAGGATGCCTGGATCCACCCTGCCAGGGCTTTGTAAGGTGGCCCTGCCTGGTGCCTCTCAGCTCCACTCACTCCATAGAATCTGCCAGGCCCTTCCCacctccgggggcggggggcggggggcccaggGTCGGGGCCGAGGTACCCGGGGGCTTTATGGCCAGCGAAGACAGGGAGATGCAGCGCCAGAGACCCAGAGAACCGGCGGGGATGAGGCAAGGACACGTGGAGGcgaggctggggtggggctggcCCCTGCACTCAGGACGAGAACAAGGGGCACCCAGGCAGGGGGCGCCCCCCAGCTCGGGGCCCAGACCCTGCCCGTGCCCACCCATGCCGTCGGGGTCAGGAAACCCAGCCTCGCCCAGGGCAGCCGCCTCCCCGCTCCAGAGCGTGGCCCTGGGGCCTGCAGAGCAGTCCTTCCTCCAGCTGGAGCAGGAGAACCAGAACCTG AAAAGACAGAACCAAGATctgcgggagcagctgggggcccTCCTGGGGCCGGGGCAGCAGTTCCTGCCCCTGTGCACGGAGCACTCAAGCTGTACGGCCCTGGCCTGG GCCCCGGAGCAGGCCAGCACCCGGCCCCTGGAGGACAGGGCGCCCCTGCAGCTGCTGCGGCGGGAGCTGTGCCGGGGGGAGGAGTCCTTCGTGCAGCAGTCTCAG AACGAGCTGCAGCAGATCCGACTGTCCTTTGAGAGGAAGAAGATGGCCATTACCGAG GTGTGGGACGGCGTGGCTGAGGTACACATGGCCCTGAACAACCAGGCCACTGGGCTCCTG GGGGCCTGTTTTACCTCCTCTGACCCCCAGAACCTCAAGAAGGATATCCGGGGAGTACTAGACCAGATGGAAGACATTCAGCTGGAGATTCTGGG CTCCAGGGCACCAGACCAAGGGGTGGTGCAGGCTGAGGGGGGTGCGCACCTGGCCCTGACTGCGCAGCACCCCCCTCCATCCAGGGAGCGTGCCCAGTGCCGCACCCAGGCCCGGAAGGAGCAGCAGATGGCGTGCGTAGCG aaGGCCAGGCCGCAGCTGGGATGTTCCGAGGGCCTCAAAGGCCAGCTCTG
- the CCDC188 gene encoding coiled-coil domain-containing protein 188 isoform X8 produces MEGPKTLGPCGHSHPQCPQPQASSSHGGCLDPPCQGFVRWPCLVPLSSTHSIESARPFPPPGAGGGGPRVGAEVPGGFMASEDREMQRQRPREPAGMRQGHVEARLGWGWPLHSGREQGAPRQGAPPSSGPRPCPCPPMPSGSGNPASPRAAASPLQSVALGPAEQSFLQLEQENQNLKRQNQDLREQLGALLGPGQQFLPLCTEHSSCTALAWAPEQASTRPLEDRAPLQLLRRELCRGEESFVQQSQNELQQIRLSFERKKMAITEVWDGVAEVHMALNNQATGLLGACFTSSDPQNLKKDIRGVLDQMEDIQLEILGERAQCRTQARKEQQMACVAKARPQLGCSEGLKGQLWLLALRLLLGALLACTAAYVYVVDPAPFEGLVPPLLSRAAVWKLRALLGPFLRLEVDDFLPF; encoded by the exons ATGGAGGGGCCCAAAACCCTAGGCCCCTGTGgccactcccacccccagtgCCCCCAGCCTCAAGCTTCGAGCAGCCACGGAGGATGCCTGGATCCACCCTGCCAGGGCTTTGTAAGGTGGCCCTGCCTGGTGCCTCTCAGCTCCACTCACTCCATAGAATCTGCCAGGCCCTTCCCacctccgggggcggggggcggggggcccaggGTCGGGGCCGAGGTACCCGGGGGCTTTATGGCCAGCGAAGACAGGGAGATGCAGCGCCAGAGACCCAGAGAACCGGCGGGGATGAGGCAAGGACACGTGGAGGcgaggctggggtggggctggcCCCTGCACTCAGGACGAGAACAAGGGGCACCCAGGCAGGGGGCGCCCCCCAGCTCGGGGCCCAGACCCTGCCCGTGCCCACCCATGCCGTCGGGGTCAGGAAACCCAGCCTCGCCCAGGGCAGCCGCCTCCCCGCTCCAGAGCGTGGCCCTGGGGCCTGCAGAGCAGTCCTTCCTCCAGCTGGAGCAGGAGAACCAGAACCTG AAAAGACAGAACCAAGATctgcgggagcagctgggggcccTCCTGGGGCCGGGGCAGCAGTTCCTGCCCCTGTGCACGGAGCACTCAAGCTGTACGGCCCTGGCCTGG GCCCCGGAGCAGGCCAGCACCCGGCCCCTGGAGGACAGGGCGCCCCTGCAGCTGCTGCGGCGGGAGCTGTGCCGGGGGGAGGAGTCCTTCGTGCAGCAGTCTCAG AACGAGCTGCAGCAGATCCGACTGTCCTTTGAGAGGAAGAAGATGGCCATTACCGAG GTGTGGGACGGCGTGGCTGAGGTACACATGGCCCTGAACAACCAGGCCACTGGGCTCCTG GGGGCCTGTTTTACCTCCTCTGACCCCCAGAACCTCAAGAAGGATATCCGGGGAGTACTAGACCAGATGGAAGACATTCAGCTGGAGATTCTGGG GGAGCGTGCCCAGTGCCGCACCCAGGCCCGGAAGGAGCAGCAGATGGCGTGCGTAGCG aaGGCCAGGCCGCAGCTGGGATGTTCCGAGGGCCTCAAAGGCCAGCTCTG GCTGCTGGCGCTGAGGCTGCTGCTGGGCGCCCTGCTGGCCTGCACCGCCGCCTACGTGTACGTGGTGGACCCCGCGCCCTTCGAGGGGCTGGTGCCGCCTCTGCTGAGCCGCGCCGCCGTCTGGAAGCTCCGGGCCCTGCTGGGCCCGTTCCTGCGCCTGGAGGTGGACGACTTCCTGCCCTTCTAG
- the CCDC188 gene encoding coiled-coil domain-containing protein 188 isoform X10 — MEGPKTLGPCGHSHPQCPQPQASSSHGGCLDPPCQGFVRWPCLVPLSSTHSIESARPFPPPGAGGGGPRVGAEVPGGFMASEDREMQRQRPREPAGMRQGHVEARLGWGWPLHSGREQGAPRQGAPPSSGPRPCPCPPMPSGSGNPASPRAAASPLQSVALGPAEQSFLQLEQENQNLKRQNQDLREQLGALLGPGQQFLPLCTEHSSCTALAWAPEQASTRPLEDRAPLQLLRRELCRGEESFVQQSQNELQQIRLSFERKKMAITEVWDGVAEVHMALNNQATGLLGACFTSSDPQNLKKDIRGVLDQMEDIQLEILGERAQCRTQARKEQQMACVAARPQLGCSEGLKGQLWLLALRLLLGALLACTAAYVYVVDPAPFEGLVPPLLSRAAVWKLRALLGPFLRLEVDDFLPF; from the exons ATGGAGGGGCCCAAAACCCTAGGCCCCTGTGgccactcccacccccagtgCCCCCAGCCTCAAGCTTCGAGCAGCCACGGAGGATGCCTGGATCCACCCTGCCAGGGCTTTGTAAGGTGGCCCTGCCTGGTGCCTCTCAGCTCCACTCACTCCATAGAATCTGCCAGGCCCTTCCCacctccgggggcggggggcggggggcccaggGTCGGGGCCGAGGTACCCGGGGGCTTTATGGCCAGCGAAGACAGGGAGATGCAGCGCCAGAGACCCAGAGAACCGGCGGGGATGAGGCAAGGACACGTGGAGGcgaggctggggtggggctggcCCCTGCACTCAGGACGAGAACAAGGGGCACCCAGGCAGGGGGCGCCCCCCAGCTCGGGGCCCAGACCCTGCCCGTGCCCACCCATGCCGTCGGGGTCAGGAAACCCAGCCTCGCCCAGGGCAGCCGCCTCCCCGCTCCAGAGCGTGGCCCTGGGGCCTGCAGAGCAGTCCTTCCTCCAGCTGGAGCAGGAGAACCAGAACCTG AAAAGACAGAACCAAGATctgcgggagcagctgggggcccTCCTGGGGCCGGGGCAGCAGTTCCTGCCCCTGTGCACGGAGCACTCAAGCTGTACGGCCCTGGCCTGG GCCCCGGAGCAGGCCAGCACCCGGCCCCTGGAGGACAGGGCGCCCCTGCAGCTGCTGCGGCGGGAGCTGTGCCGGGGGGAGGAGTCCTTCGTGCAGCAGTCTCAG AACGAGCTGCAGCAGATCCGACTGTCCTTTGAGAGGAAGAAGATGGCCATTACCGAG GTGTGGGACGGCGTGGCTGAGGTACACATGGCCCTGAACAACCAGGCCACTGGGCTCCTG GGGGCCTGTTTTACCTCCTCTGACCCCCAGAACCTCAAGAAGGATATCCGGGGAGTACTAGACCAGATGGAAGACATTCAGCTGGAGATTCTGGG GGAGCGTGCCCAGTGCCGCACCCAGGCCCGGAAGGAGCAGCAGATGGCGTGCGTAGCG GCCAGGCCGCAGCTGGGATGTTCCGAGGGCCTCAAAGGCCAGCTCTG GCTGCTGGCGCTGAGGCTGCTGCTGGGCGCCCTGCTGGCCTGCACCGCCGCCTACGTGTACGTGGTGGACCCCGCGCCCTTCGAGGGGCTGGTGCCGCCTCTGCTGAGCCGCGCCGCCGTCTGGAAGCTCCGGGCCCTGCTGGGCCCGTTCCTGCGCCTGGAGGTGGACGACTTCCTGCCCTTCTAG
- the CCDC188 gene encoding coiled-coil domain-containing protein 188 isoform X4, translated as MEGPKTLGPCGHSHPQCPQPQASSSHGGCLDPPCQGFVRWPCLVPLSSTHSIESARPFPPPGAGGGGPRVGAEVPGGFMASEDREMQRQRPREPAGMRQGHVEARLGWGWPLHSGREQGAPRQGAPPSSGPRPCPCPPMPSGSGNPASPRAAASPLQSVALGPAEQSFLQLEQENQNLKRQNQDLREQLGALLGPGQQFLPLCTEHSSCTALAWAPEQASTRPLEDRAPLQLLRRELCRGEESFVQQSQNELQQIRLSFERKKMAITEVWDGVAEVHMALNNQATGLLGACFTSSDPQNLKKDIRGVLDQMEDIQLEILGSRAPDQGVVQAEGGAHLALTAQHPPPSRERAQCRTQARKEQQMACVAKARPQLGCSEGLKGQLWLLALRLLLGALLACTAAYVYVVDPAPFEGLVPPLLSRAAVWKLRALLGPFLRLEVDDFLPF; from the exons ATGGAGGGGCCCAAAACCCTAGGCCCCTGTGgccactcccacccccagtgCCCCCAGCCTCAAGCTTCGAGCAGCCACGGAGGATGCCTGGATCCACCCTGCCAGGGCTTTGTAAGGTGGCCCTGCCTGGTGCCTCTCAGCTCCACTCACTCCATAGAATCTGCCAGGCCCTTCCCacctccgggggcggggggcggggggcccaggGTCGGGGCCGAGGTACCCGGGGGCTTTATGGCCAGCGAAGACAGGGAGATGCAGCGCCAGAGACCCAGAGAACCGGCGGGGATGAGGCAAGGACACGTGGAGGcgaggctggggtggggctggcCCCTGCACTCAGGACGAGAACAAGGGGCACCCAGGCAGGGGGCGCCCCCCAGCTCGGGGCCCAGACCCTGCCCGTGCCCACCCATGCCGTCGGGGTCAGGAAACCCAGCCTCGCCCAGGGCAGCCGCCTCCCCGCTCCAGAGCGTGGCCCTGGGGCCTGCAGAGCAGTCCTTCCTCCAGCTGGAGCAGGAGAACCAGAACCTG AAAAGACAGAACCAAGATctgcgggagcagctgggggcccTCCTGGGGCCGGGGCAGCAGTTCCTGCCCCTGTGCACGGAGCACTCAAGCTGTACGGCCCTGGCCTGG GCCCCGGAGCAGGCCAGCACCCGGCCCCTGGAGGACAGGGCGCCCCTGCAGCTGCTGCGGCGGGAGCTGTGCCGGGGGGAGGAGTCCTTCGTGCAGCAGTCTCAG AACGAGCTGCAGCAGATCCGACTGTCCTTTGAGAGGAAGAAGATGGCCATTACCGAG GTGTGGGACGGCGTGGCTGAGGTACACATGGCCCTGAACAACCAGGCCACTGGGCTCCTG GGGGCCTGTTTTACCTCCTCTGACCCCCAGAACCTCAAGAAGGATATCCGGGGAGTACTAGACCAGATGGAAGACATTCAGCTGGAGATTCTGGG CTCCAGGGCACCAGACCAAGGGGTGGTGCAGGCTGAGGGGGGTGCGCACCTGGCCCTGACTGCGCAGCACCCCCCTCCATCCAGGGAGCGTGCCCAGTGCCGCACCCAGGCCCGGAAGGAGCAGCAGATGGCGTGCGTAGCG aaGGCCAGGCCGCAGCTGGGATGTTCCGAGGGCCTCAAAGGCCAGCTCTG GCTGCTGGCGCTGAGGCTGCTGCTGGGCGCCCTGCTGGCCTGCACCGCCGCCTACGTGTACGTGGTGGACCCCGCGCCCTTCGAGGGGCTGGTGCCGCCTCTGCTGAGCCGCGCCGCCGTCTGGAAGCTCCGGGCCCTGCTGGGCCCGTTCCTGCGCCTGGAGGTGGACGACTTCCTGCCCTTCTAG
- the CCDC188 gene encoding coiled-coil domain-containing protein 188 isoform X18, protein MEGPKTLGPCGHSHPQCPQPQASSSHGGCLDPPCQGFVRWPCLVPLSSTHSIESARPFPPPGAGGGGPRVGAEVPGGFMASEDREMQRQRPREPAGMRQGHVEARLGWGWPLHSGREQGAPRQGAPPSSGPRPCPCPPMPSGSGNPASPRAAASPLQSVALGPAEQSFLQLEQENQNLKRQNQDLREQLGALLGPGQQFLPLCTEHSSCTALAWAPEQASTRPLEDRAPLQLLRRELCRGEESFVQQSQNELQQIRLSFERKKMAITEVWDGVAEVHMALNNQATGLLGACFTSSDPQNLKKDIRGVLDQMEDIQLEILGSRAPDQGVVQAEGGAHLALTAQHPPPSRERAQCRTQARKEQQMACVAG, encoded by the exons ATGGAGGGGCCCAAAACCCTAGGCCCCTGTGgccactcccacccccagtgCCCCCAGCCTCAAGCTTCGAGCAGCCACGGAGGATGCCTGGATCCACCCTGCCAGGGCTTTGTAAGGTGGCCCTGCCTGGTGCCTCTCAGCTCCACTCACTCCATAGAATCTGCCAGGCCCTTCCCacctccgggggcggggggcggggggcccaggGTCGGGGCCGAGGTACCCGGGGGCTTTATGGCCAGCGAAGACAGGGAGATGCAGCGCCAGAGACCCAGAGAACCGGCGGGGATGAGGCAAGGACACGTGGAGGcgaggctggggtggggctggcCCCTGCACTCAGGACGAGAACAAGGGGCACCCAGGCAGGGGGCGCCCCCCAGCTCGGGGCCCAGACCCTGCCCGTGCCCACCCATGCCGTCGGGGTCAGGAAACCCAGCCTCGCCCAGGGCAGCCGCCTCCCCGCTCCAGAGCGTGGCCCTGGGGCCTGCAGAGCAGTCCTTCCTCCAGCTGGAGCAGGAGAACCAGAACCTG AAAAGACAGAACCAAGATctgcgggagcagctgggggcccTCCTGGGGCCGGGGCAGCAGTTCCTGCCCCTGTGCACGGAGCACTCAAGCTGTACGGCCCTGGCCTGG GCCCCGGAGCAGGCCAGCACCCGGCCCCTGGAGGACAGGGCGCCCCTGCAGCTGCTGCGGCGGGAGCTGTGCCGGGGGGAGGAGTCCTTCGTGCAGCAGTCTCAG AACGAGCTGCAGCAGATCCGACTGTCCTTTGAGAGGAAGAAGATGGCCATTACCGAG GTGTGGGACGGCGTGGCTGAGGTACACATGGCCCTGAACAACCAGGCCACTGGGCTCCTG GGGGCCTGTTTTACCTCCTCTGACCCCCAGAACCTCAAGAAGGATATCCGGGGAGTACTAGACCAGATGGAAGACATTCAGCTGGAGATTCTGGG CTCCAGGGCACCAGACCAAGGGGTGGTGCAGGCTGAGGGGGGTGCGCACCTGGCCCTGACTGCGCAGCACCCCCCTCCATCCAGGGAGCGTGCCCAGTGCCGCACCCAGGCCCGGAAGGAGCAGCAGATGGCGTGCGTAGCG
- the CCDC188 gene encoding coiled-coil domain-containing protein 188 isoform X15 encodes MEGPKTLGPCGHSHPQCPQPQASSSHGGCLDPPCQGFVRWPCLVPLSSTHSIESARPFPPPGAGGGGPRVGAEVPGGFMASEDREMQRQRPREPAGMRQGHVEARLGWGWPLHSGREQGAPRQGAPPSSGPRPCPCPPMPSGSGNPASPRAAASPLQSVALGPAEQSFLQLEQENQNLKRQNQDLREQLGALLGPGQQFLPLCTEHSSCTALAWAPEQASTRPLEDRAPLQLLRRELCRGEESFVQQSQNELQQIRLSFERKKMAITEVWDGVAEVHMALNNQATGLLGACFTSSDPQNLKKDIRGVLDQMEDIQLEILGERAQCRTQARKEQQMACVAKARPQLGCSEGLKGQLWVPVQSSLLALPQGSEDRGTTLVDRAVEVNTRNFI; translated from the exons ATGGAGGGGCCCAAAACCCTAGGCCCCTGTGgccactcccacccccagtgCCCCCAGCCTCAAGCTTCGAGCAGCCACGGAGGATGCCTGGATCCACCCTGCCAGGGCTTTGTAAGGTGGCCCTGCCTGGTGCCTCTCAGCTCCACTCACTCCATAGAATCTGCCAGGCCCTTCCCacctccgggggcggggggcggggggcccaggGTCGGGGCCGAGGTACCCGGGGGCTTTATGGCCAGCGAAGACAGGGAGATGCAGCGCCAGAGACCCAGAGAACCGGCGGGGATGAGGCAAGGACACGTGGAGGcgaggctggggtggggctggcCCCTGCACTCAGGACGAGAACAAGGGGCACCCAGGCAGGGGGCGCCCCCCAGCTCGGGGCCCAGACCCTGCCCGTGCCCACCCATGCCGTCGGGGTCAGGAAACCCAGCCTCGCCCAGGGCAGCCGCCTCCCCGCTCCAGAGCGTGGCCCTGGGGCCTGCAGAGCAGTCCTTCCTCCAGCTGGAGCAGGAGAACCAGAACCTG AAAAGACAGAACCAAGATctgcgggagcagctgggggcccTCCTGGGGCCGGGGCAGCAGTTCCTGCCCCTGTGCACGGAGCACTCAAGCTGTACGGCCCTGGCCTGG GCCCCGGAGCAGGCCAGCACCCGGCCCCTGGAGGACAGGGCGCCCCTGCAGCTGCTGCGGCGGGAGCTGTGCCGGGGGGAGGAGTCCTTCGTGCAGCAGTCTCAG AACGAGCTGCAGCAGATCCGACTGTCCTTTGAGAGGAAGAAGATGGCCATTACCGAG GTGTGGGACGGCGTGGCTGAGGTACACATGGCCCTGAACAACCAGGCCACTGGGCTCCTG GGGGCCTGTTTTACCTCCTCTGACCCCCAGAACCTCAAGAAGGATATCCGGGGAGTACTAGACCAGATGGAAGACATTCAGCTGGAGATTCTGGG GGAGCGTGCCCAGTGCCGCACCCAGGCCCGGAAGGAGCAGCAGATGGCGTGCGTAGCG aaGGCCAGGCCGCAGCTGGGATGTTCCGAGGGCCTCAAAGGCCAGCTCTG GGTCCCTGTCCAGTCCAGCCTCCTGGCACTGCCCCAAGGCTCGGAGGACAGGGGGACCACGTTGGTGGACAGAGCCGTGGAGGTAAACACCAGAAATTTTATTTAG